One genomic segment of Triplophysa rosa linkage group LG22, Trosa_1v2, whole genome shotgun sequence includes these proteins:
- the LOC130546053 gene encoding solute carrier family 46 member 3 produces the protein MKGLYFVEPVVAIYSFASFMLYPLVQQYVYRRLWLEITNSSYPVSDNTSPCSANSSNHTGQQEEVQKAASLFSVYSELFSLIPSLVMTLLLVAYSDQRGRKMTITMPLIGSLIYTFSFLAVSFFELNVYLLIAANFASALFGGVGTMLGGCFTYVSDLCDNGHQKTLRMAVVDMVIGFMAGVAAISTGYFLRTAGFNWPFFTSAMLHLVNLLYVIFILEETKLVDKSEIVACCQALRRLASGIYNLFAGGHSKRSWILLLMILTFSTFSFSNTGGLSVITLYELNKPLCWSEILVGYGSAASTTVFITSFIGVYMFSRCLSNITIIYIGMLSVVIGMTVTAFAKTTLMMFLVRIPSMFAIMPFPVLRSMMSKVVSKSEQGALFACVAFMENLTSNAASAVFSSIYAETVAWCPGFVFLLGAGLCIIPMSLLGILWCIHPADSNATEGLLSENETEASEDAPVA, from the exons ATGAAGGGACTTTACTTTGTCGAGCCGGTCGTCGCGATTTACTCATTTGCCAGTTTCATGCTTTATCCTCTGGTGCAGCAGTACGTGTATCGTAGACTTTGGCTGGAAATCACAAACTCATCATATCCCGTGTCCGACAACACTTCCCCATGCTCCGCCAACAGCAGCAACCACACCGGCCAGCAAGAG GAGGTGCAGAAAGCGGCTTCACTGTTTTCCGTGTACAGTGAGTTGTTTTCCTTGATCCCTAGTCTTGTGATGACCCTCCTCCTGGTGGCCTACAGCGATCAGCGCGGGCGTAAGATGACCATCACCATGCCGCTCATTGGGTCCCTGATCTACACATTTTCTTTCCTGGCTGTGTCTTTCTTCGAGCTCAACGTCTACCTCCTCATTGCTGCCAATTTCGCAAGTGCCCTCTTTGGTGGCGTCGGAACCATGCTAGGTGGCTGCTTCACCTACGTGTCCGATCTGTGCGACAACGGCCATCAGAAAACCCTTCGGATGGCCGTGGTAGACATGGTGATCGGCTTCATGGCAGGTGTGGCGGCAATCTCCACGGGCTACTTTTTGAGAACGGCTGGGTTTAACTGGCCTTTCTTCACGTCTGCCATGTTACATCTGGTTAACTTGTTATATGTCATCTTTATCCTGGAAGAAACCAAGCTGGTTGATAAGTCAGAGATTGTGGCTTGTTGCCAGGCCCTGCGGAGACTTGCATCTGGTATTTATAACCTGTTTGCAGGAGGACACAGTAAAAGAAGTTGGATTCTTTTGTTAATGATATTGACATTCTCCACCTTTTCGTTTTCCAATACTGGTGGTTTGTCTGTGATTACGCTTTATGAACTCAATAAGCCGCTTTGCTGGAGCGAGATTCTTGTCGGCTATGGCTCCGCGGCCTCCACCACCGTGTTCATAACTAGTTTTATTGGTGTGTATATGTTCTCCCGCTGTCTGTCTAACATAACCATCATCTACATTGGGATGTTGTCGGTTGTTATAGGCATGACGGTGACAGCCTTTGCAAAGACTACGCTCATGATGTTCTTGG TGAGGATTCCTTCGATGTTTGCCATCATGCCGTTTCCCGTTCTGCGTTCGATGATGTCAAAGGTTGTCTCAAAGTCCGAGCAGG GTGCGCTCTTTGCCTGTGTGGCTTTCATGGAAAACCTGACGAGTAATGCGGCCTCTGCAGTTTTTAGCAGCATCTATGCGGAGACTGTGGCGTGGTGTCCTGGCTTCGTCTTTCTGTTGGGTGCTGGACTCTGCATCATTCCTATGAGTTTACTGGG AATCCTGTGGTGTATCCATCCAGCAGATTCCAATGCCACTGAAGGACTCTTATCAGAAAATGAGACTGAAGCCTCAGAGGATGCACCCGTGGCTTAA